The genomic interval CTACGCCCCAGTCCAGCGCGCCCGACAGGGCGGCAAGACGGTGGGCAACGGTTTCGGACTCGGAGCGATAGGGGCTGGGCAAACGCATGGTGGATTTCCTGGTGGGTGACTGCAATAACCGCTAGTTTGCCGGGTTAAAACAAAACAATCTCACCAAATAAATCCAACCAACTAGTGATTAATTTCGAATTTTTTGCCTATCCAGAAATAATCGGAAATGCATTGCGCAGCCCCGAAATCAGCATTTGCACCGCCATGGCCGCCAGCAGCAAGCCCATCAGGCGCTCCAGCGCAATCAGGCCGGATTTACCGATGCGCCGCGCCAGCCCGCTGGCCGACAGCAGCACCACCCACACCACCACCATGCTCAGGGTGATGGCCCCGGCCCAGCTCAGCATGCGCTCGGGCTGGCGCGAGGCCAGCAGCAGCACGGTGGCCAGGGACGACGGCCCGGCAATCATCGGAATCGCCAGGGGGACCAGCATGGGCTCGGCCTCTTGCTCGGGGCCGGAAAAACTCACGCCCATGTTGGGAAAGGCCATGCCCATGGCGATCAAAAACAGGATCACGCCGCCCGCGATTTCCAGCGAGGCATCGGTGAGGTGCATGACGTGCAGCAGGCGGTCGCCACCCCACATGAACACCAGCAGAATCACCAGCGCAAACAGGCACTCCCGGGTGATGACCCAGAAGCGCCGTTCTTTGGGCGTGTTGCGCAGCAGGCTGAGCACGATGGGCACGTTGCCCAGCGGGTCGGTGACGATCAGCAAGACCATCAAGGCCGACAGGAAGTCATGCTCCATCGGTGACCTGGCGCATCAGCGTGCTTTTGCCAAACAGGCTTTCGACCAAATCCACCGCCAGCTCGGCGGTCTGGTTGCGCACGTCCAGCGCTGGGTTGAGCTCCACAATGTCCAGCGAGGCCAGCAGGCCGGTGTCGGCAATCATTTCCATGCACAGCTGGGCTTCGCGGTAGTTGGGGCCGCCGCGCACGGTGGTGCCTACGCCGGGGGCGATGTCGGGGTCGAGAAAATCCACGTCCAGGCTGATGTGCAAGTGGGTGTTGGCATCCAGGCCGTCCAGCGCCATTTCCATGGTGTGGCGGATGCCCATCTCGTCAATGAAGCGCATGTCGAAAACTTCGATGCCCTGCTCGTGCACAAAGCGCTTTTCACCGGCGTCCACGCTGCGGATGCCGATCTGCACGATCTCACGGGCGCTGATGGCGGGCACATGGCCGCCAATTTCCACCAGCTCCTGCGGGCCGTGGCCACACAGGCAGGCCACCGGCATGCCGTGGATGTTGCCGCTGGGGGTGAGCGCGGCGGTGTTGAAGTCGGCATGCGCGTCCAGCCACAGCACGCGGAGTTTTTTGCCTTGCTCGCGGCAGTGGCGGGCCACGGCGCTGATGGAGCCAATGCCTAGGCAATGGTCGCCGCCCAGCATGATGGGCAGGCGGCCGGCGCTGAGCTCTTTGTAGACCACGTTGTGCGTGAGCTCATTCCACTGGGCCACTTCGGGCAGGTGGCGGTAGCCGTCCACCGGGGGCAGCCAAGGGTTGGCCGGGCCGCGGATATTGCCGCAGTCGCGCACGTCCAACCCGGACTGCTCCAGCGCCTGCGCCAGGCCCGCGACCCGCAGGGCCTCGGGGCCCATGCGCGCGCCGCGCACGCCCGCGCCGATGTCGGTGGGGACGCCAATCAGGCTCACGCCCAGGGTGGAATTGCTCATGCTGCTTGTGTGTCAGGTAGGGAAACAGGTGCCACAAAGCGCGAAGCCGTGGGTCGTACCAGACTATACAAATCTTTCGGGTCGGCAAGGTCGGGAATCAGCGCCAAACGCTGGCCCAGGCCGAGTTCGCGGGCGGAATCACGCATGAAACGCAGCGCCGAATAGTCTTCCATGGCAAAGCCGACGGAATCGAACACGGTGATTTGCGCTTCGCTGGTGCGGCCCACGGCCTGGCCGCTGAGCACGCGCCAGAGTTCGGTGACGGCAAAGTCGGCGGGCAGTTGCTGCAGGTCGCCTTCGATGCGGGTTTGCGGCTCGTATTCCACAAACACGCTGGCGGCGCGCAGTACGTCGGGGTGCAGCTCGGTTTTGCCGGGGCAGTCGCCACCCACGCCGTTGATGTGCATGCCAGGCTCCAGCATCTCGGGGGTGAGGATGGTGGCGTTGGTTTTGTCGGCGGTGACGGTGGTGACGATGTCCGCACCGCGCACGGCCTGGGCGGTGCTGGTGCAGATCACTACACGCAAACCAGTGGCGCGCAAGTTGTCGGCCAGCTTGGCGGTAGCCAGCGGGTCGGTGTCGAACAGGCGCACTTCCTCGATACCCATCAGGTGGTGGAAAGCCAGCGCCTGGAATTCGCTTTGCGCGCCGTTGCCGATCAGCGCCATGCTGCGGCTGTTGGGGCGGGCCAGGGCGCGGGCAGCGACCACCGAGGTGGCGGCGGTGCGGATGGCGGTGGTCAGGGTCAGCTCGCTCAGCAGCTCGGGCACGCCGGTGGCCACGCTGGCCAGCACGCCAAACGCCATCACCGTGGGCAGGCCGTGCAGGGCATTGTTTTTGGGGTGGCCGTTGACGTACTTGAAGGCGTAGCTCAGGTCGTCGGCAATCGGCATCAGCTCAATCACGCCGTCGGTAGAGTGGCTGGCCACGCGGGCGCACTTGTCAAACGCTTCCCAGCGCAAAAAGTCGGCCTGGATGGTGTCGGCCATGCCACGCAGGCAGGCATCCAGCCCCTTGCGTTGCACGATGGTGGCCACGTCATGGGCGCTGAGGAACGGGGTGGAAACGAGGGAGGTGGTGGTCATGGTGCAGGCCTTTGATGTGGAATGCATCTAGTGTCGCCACACGGCATGCCAATGTAAATCGCCAATATTGCTAGCTTTATGCATGAATATTGACTTTTTGACACAAGTCATTGCCACAATAACCAATTGACCATAAAAAAGCCACCCGGCGAACCGGGTGGCTTTTTGTGCTTTTAAACTCAAACTGGCTTACGCCAGCGTGGATTTAGAAGGAGTGCTGGATGCCCACAGCGTAGATGTCGCCCTTAACCTTGGTGCCGCCAGTTGGCTTTTGTTCAGCAAAGGTTGCAGCGGTGTACACAAAGGTGCGCTTGGACAGGGCGTACTTGGCACCCAGACCGAAGCCTTGACGCTTTTCGGTGGTCGAGCCATTCAGCTTGTCCTTGGAGTAAGCATAGCCACCGGACAGGGTCAGGGCTGCACCGACGGGTACATCAGCACCCAGTTGGAACTGGTCCGACTTGGTGTTGTTGGTAGCCACTTGGCGGTTGTAGCTGGTCAGCAGCTTGACAACACCCAGGTCATACGAGAAATTGACCAAAGTGTCTTTGTACGCGTTGGTTGCAACGGTGCCAACACCAGGAGCCGAAGTCTTGTCTTCTTGGTAGGCCAAGCTAGCGTAGATCGGGCCGCCAGCGTACTGGACGTTGATGGCACCCAGACCCTTGGCGTTCATCGTGGAGGACTTGTTTTCGCCCAGAGCGTAGCTGGCAGCCAGCGTCACGCCACCGAACGAAGGCGATGCGTAGTACACCGAGTTGCCAGGGGTGCCGTTGTAGTTGTGACCACCAGCCCAAGCGAAGTACGCAGGAGCATAGTTGGAGTCGAACAACGAATTCGCGTTGATAGCGGTGTCGTCGTAAGCGGTAGGCACGTTACCAATGCGGAATTCGCCGAAACCACCAGCCAGACCCACGTAGGCCTTACGACCAAACATAGCGGTAGCAGGCTTGGTGTTGGTGATGCCGTCCAGACCAGCGCCGCCGCCGATTGCGCCGGTGTCAGCGCTGAAGCCGTTTTCCAGAACGAACAGGGCCTTCAAGCCACCGCCCAGATCTTCAGAACCCTTCAGGCCGAAACGGCTGCCATTCACGCCACCGCTGCGAACAGCATTTTCACGTGGCTCGTCGGTCACTTTGGAGGTTTGCAGAGCGATGTCAACAATACCGTACAAAGTCACGGAAGACTGGGCCATAGCGCCAGTAGAAGCCAAAACGGCCAGAGCAATCAGACTCTTTTTCATATCAATGTTCCTATCGGGTTAAAAAGAAATAACGTAGGCAAGTGTGCACCAAAACCCAAAGCTACTAGCGATAACCCTATAAAAACGACCGTATTTTGTTGCTTTTAAAACACACCCAGCCGCCACTTTCGTCCTCTTCCGCGGCATTGACTTTGTCACGTCATAACTGTTTTTCCCCAATGATTGGCCGCAAAATGCAGGCATGGATGTGACCGACCAACAGCTGATTTCTTATTTACGTAAAGATGCACGAACCACGGTGGCCACCCTGGCCCACAAGCTGGGCGTATCGCGCGGCACGGTGACCAACCGCATCACCAAGCTGGAGGACGCAGGGGTGATCGTCGGATACACCGTGCGGTTGCGGCCGGATGCCGAACCCCATGGCATTACCGCGTGGATGTCGATAGCGGTGGCA from Comamonadaceae bacterium OS-1 carries:
- a CDS encoding outer membrane porin protein 32, coding for MKKSLIALAVLASTGAMAQSSVTLYGIVDIALQTSKVTDEPRENAVRSGGVNGSRFGLKGSEDLGGGLKALFVLENGFSADTGAIGGGAGLDGITNTKPATAMFGRKAYVGLAGGFGEFRIGNVPTAYDDTAINANSLFDSNYAPAYFAWAGGHNYNGTPGNSVYYASPSFGGVTLAASYALGENKSSTMNAKGLGAINVQYAGGPIYASLAYQEDKTSAPGVGTVATNAYKDTLVNFSYDLGVVKLLTSYNRQVATNNTKSDQFQLGADVPVGAALTLSGGYAYSKDKLNGSTTEKRQGFGLGAKYALSKRTFVYTAATFAEQKPTGGTKVKGDIYAVGIQHSF
- the rocF gene encoding arginase, which produces MSNSTLGVSLIGVPTDIGAGVRGARMGPEALRVAGLAQALEQSGLDVRDCGNIRGPANPWLPPVDGYRHLPEVAQWNELTHNVVYKELSAGRLPIMLGGDHCLGIGSISAVARHCREQGKKLRVLWLDAHADFNTAALTPSGNIHGMPVACLCGHGPQELVEIGGHVPAISAREIVQIGIRSVDAGEKRFVHEQGIEVFDMRFIDEMGIRHTMEMALDGLDANTHLHISLDVDFLDPDIAPGVGTTVRGGPNYREAQLCMEMIADTGLLASLDIVELNPALDVRNQTAELAVDLVESLFGKSTLMRQVTDGA
- the ocd_2 gene encoding ornithine cyclodeaminase, giving the protein MTTTSLVSTPFLSAHDVATIVQRKGLDACLRGMADTIQADFLRWEAFDKCARVASHSTDGVIELMPIADDLSYAFKYVNGHPKNNALHGLPTVMAFGVLASVATGVPELLSELTLTTAIRTAATSVVAARALARPNSRSMALIGNGAQSEFQALAFHHLMGIEEVRLFDTDPLATAKLADNLRATGLRVVICTSTAQAVRGADIVTTVTADKTNATILTPEMLEPGMHINGVGGDCPGKTELHPDVLRAASVFVEYEPQTRIEGDLQQLPADFAVTELWRVLSGQAVGRTSEAQITVFDSVGFAMEDYSALRFMRDSARELGLGQRLALIPDLADPKDLYSLVRPTASRFVAPVSLPDTQAA